The nucleotide window CATCTTCGGGGCATGTATTCGACCCCGGGAGAGTGCGAGCGCGAGACGCGATTCCTGAGCGACCCGGTGGGCTGCATGGCGCGCTGCGCGGACAGCATCGGCGGGCTTCCGATGGTCGTCGTTCCGGCCCGGGGCGACGTCGGTGTCTACCGGCGGCACGGCGAGCGCTGGCCGTATGGCGGGATCTGGACCGGCTCCCTGTGGGCTTCGAAGGGCAAGGACGGG belongs to Salipiger profundus and includes:
- a CDS encoding DUF6950 family protein, with amino-acid sequence MTKIEPTPMQPLFQELHRWACMPFVWGETDCCLVLADWIARVKGADPAAHLRGMYSTPGECERETRFLSDPVGCMARCADSIGGLPMVVVPARGDVGVYRRHGERWPYGGIWTGSLWASKGKDGVTFLKPAQVSPLACWGLGYEA